The DNA segment GATCCAGAAGGGCTGGTGCCagggtatttttttccttctctcccacattGGAGGACCTCTTCAGAAGAAGCGCTGAAGTTGGGGGATGACAGCTTTGCAGGTCCCAGGGCCCAGCTGCAGGCTGCCCAAGCACTCATGAAAACCCACAGTGGCCATTCCCTCTTTCATGCTTTGTCATCACCCTAAGGAGCTCCTCTGCAAAAAGTCCCTTCTGCATACCCCTTGCACAGCTTGCTTTGTGTGTCTGCATCCCATACCAAAGTCTCGTCCAAATAGCTTTACTGCCAGTCTTCAGGATTTAGCCACGACCAAATGTGGATTCTGCATCTCTGAAAAATACTCCATAGCCTGTATCTCTGGGTCCACAGCGCCACCCAGTGGCAAATGTGAATCCAGCCAGCCCAGCTTCCCAACGGCTCTCAGTCGTGGGTAGGATTCAAGCGCTTCCCGGTTTCCTGCCGGCTTAGTGATGCGCCTaacctgcttctttctcctttacAGGTGGCTATGAGAGGTTTTCCTCCGAATACCCGGAATTCTGTTCCAAAACCAAGTCCCTGGCAGCCATCCCACCTGCTGTGTCCCCAAGCGCCCCCGAGTCCTTGGACCTGGGCTGCGGCTCCTGTGGAACCCCCCTGCACGACCAGGTTGGGAGGGGCTTCTGTTCAGAGCTCTGCTTTTCACGGGCTTTGGACGCAGTACCTCAAGTTGGGGAGAACGTGGTGAACCGCGAGTATGGGGTGGGATGTTAGGTGGGTTAGgaataaattccatttgttccttggaattcttccccttccctctcttaGTACCCTtgctttcaaaaaatatataaagacataaCTCGCTGAGTAGCCACTAGAGTTATGTGCAGACAAGCGAGGAGGCCGGCTGGAGCGGGAAGGGTGTGACCTGCCATGTAGGAAGCTGAGAGACACCCTCCTTTGAAGGAGTGGCCTGTGGACCCCCAGCCCTGATCTACAACAGTCCGCTTGTCCCTCATGTACGACCCAACTGTAAACACCAAATGGACATAAATGGTCAGCCAACCCTCCCCTAAGAAAATCAACTCAAGCTACCACACTTCTTACACACCCACCCCTTCCAGCCCTTTCATTTAGATGGAGAGAGAGTGAATTTATGGGGTCCAGCAACTCTGCTCCCCAAATCCCAGATCACTCGCGTGGCCCTGACTCAGAAAACTGTCATTAATTTAAGCCAACATTACTTCATTTTACCAAGGTCCCTCCTCTTGTCTGTGAGGCTGACATGgtgtctgctttatttttttttaattgagtctgGCCTAGGTtcatgttttaactttttttttttaaagattggcacctggggtaacaactgttgccaatcttcctttgtttttttttttaaggattggcacctgggctaagaaccgttgccaatctttttttttttttttttttctgctttatctccccaacccctgtacacagttgtatatcttagttgcaggtccttctagttgtgggatgtgggacgccgcctcaacgtggcctgatgagcggtgccatgtccgtgtccaggatccgaaccctgggccaccgcagcagagcgcacgaacttaaccactcggccacggagccggcccctggtgTCTGCTTTTGACGTGCCAAGAGAAGGCTTACCCAACCATAAGTCCCTAAACCACAAAACACATAGCTTGATGATTAGCAGGTGCAAGCTCTGAATGTCACAGTGTGGCAAGCCAGCCTCGTGTCTGCCCCTCCATTCATCACAGGGGAGGTAGGCTGCTGGAGCCAATGGGAGGGGCCCCCAAAACTTTCCCTGTCCTGGCTTCTCTGCCCACAGCAGAGTGGAGTGTAAAGGCTGGAGACGTCCCACTGAGCCCCTTGTTCCCTCCAGGAGCCCCTGTGGATGAGGGGAGACCTGGAAGGCTGTGTCCACAGGCATTCTCCCCAGGGTCTGTGCAAGCCTACCTCAGGCTGGCTTCCCTCCCCCCGGCCCAAGCCCCCCACTGGCCCTTTTCCTAGCTGCCCACACTCATGATGCCTGGGGGCCCTTGTTTTCCCTTTCTGGTGCAGGGGGGTCCTGTGGAGATCCTTCCCTTCCTCTACCTCGGCAGTGCCTACCATGCAGCCCGGAGAGACATGCTGGACGCCCTGGGGATCACGGCCCTGTTGAACGTCTCCTCCGACTGCCCCAACCACTTTGAAGGACACTATCAGTACAAGTGCATCCCGGTGGAAGACAACCACAAGGCCGACATCAGCTCCTGGTTCATGGAAGCCATCGAGTATATCGGTAGGCTGGCCCTGGCTGGGGTCCCGGGTCCCAGGCCGGGTGGGGAGGACGAGAGGGAACCACTTGTAACTCATGTGTTGAAGGAGGGATTTAGGAGATGCTGTATCCAGGGTGTACGCAGTTTGCATCCTCCTCCACAGGAAGGCCTGCCCATTGGATGTTGCGTTGGGTGGGGATAGGAAGACAAACTCCCACGCCTGCCAGTACTGTTGGCTTACAGAGCCAATAACCTTTCCTTCTGTGTCTTCAGCTCTCTAGACCCATAAGGCTTTGGGGATAAGGAGGAAgacaaagaaagggagaaatgggtCGTTGGTTTTGTTTCTGCAAATGGAAATCCTTGACTGTGTTGGGGTTTAACTGGCTTTAGCACAAGTTTTTCCTAAGTGGAGTGCATTTCTTCGGTTAAGTCTCAAAAATATCCCAGAAGGGGTGGAATGCTAGGATATTTTAGTCCCTCCCACGTGGGTTTCTTCCCTCCCCTTTCAGCCGAGAACGGTTCTTCCCTCAGTGGGAGTGTCCCATCCTCCATGCTTCTCAAATCCTCCCGCACCCCGCGTTCTGGCTCAGGCCCCCTGCACCTGCCGTTAGGTGAAGGCTCAGGACCGCCGAGGGCACTAATCGCATCTCTCTGCCCCAGATGCGGTGAAGGACTGCCGCGGGCGGGTGCTGGTGCACTGCCAGGCGGGCATCTCGCGCTCGGCCACCATCTGCCTGGCCTACCTGATGATGAAGAAGCgggtgaggctggaggaggcGTTTGAGTTCGTCAAGCAGCGGCGGAGCATCATCTCGCCCAACTTCAGCTTCATGGGGCAGCTGCTGCAGTTCGAGTCGCAGGTGCTGGCCACGTCCTGTGCCGTGGAGGCCGCCAGCCCTTCCGGGCCCTTGCGGGAGCGGGGCaaggccacccccacccccacctcgaAGTTTGTCTTCAGCTTCCCAGTCTCCGTGGGTGTGCACTCGGCCCCCAGCAGCCTGCCCTACCTGCACAGCCCCATCACCACCTCCCCCAGCTGTTAGAGCCACTCTGGGAACCCCAAAACCAGTCGGCTTCTGGCAAGGGTTAGGTGGGCCATGTGTGGGCAGCAAGTCGGGACCTGCTGGGGGCAGGCGACCAAGCTCCTTCCCATCCATTTCTCCTTGGCCAACCATGGGGCCAGCTAGAATGGCAATAAGGACTGAATACcatataaaaagcaaacaaacaaaacactccaACTTACAGCAATAATGGCTGCCTCAGCAGGCAGGGGAGCCCTTGGTTTGGTTTATGTGTCAGTTTTACTTTTCAGATAGGAATTTGTTACCTCATTTTTTGAAGCAGTAAGGCTTGAAGTTATGAAACCCACAGATCCTGGCAAACGTGCGCACCCAGTTTGATTTACGGGGAGAGGGCGGGCGGGAGGGAAAGGAACCGGAAGAAAACAGGTCTG comes from the Equus asinus isolate D_3611 breed Donkey chromosome 27, EquAss-T2T_v2, whole genome shotgun sequence genome and includes:
- the DUSP4 gene encoding dual specificity protein phosphatase 4, producing the protein MVTVEELREMDCSVLKRLMNRDENSGGAGGSSSHGALGLPSGGKCLLLDCRPFLAHSAGYIRGSVNVRCNTIVRRRAKGSVSLEQILPAEEEVRARLRSGLYSAVIVYDERSPRAESLREDSTVSLVVQALRRNAERTDICLLKGGYERFSSEYPEFCSKTKSLAAIPPAVSPSAPESLDLGCGSCGTPLHDQGGPVEILPFLYLGSAYHAARRDMLDALGITALLNVSSDCPNHFEGHYQYKCIPVEDNHKADISSWFMEAIEYIDAVKDCRGRVLVHCQAGISRSATICLAYLMMKKRVRLEEAFEFVKQRRSIISPNFSFMGQLLQFESQVLATSCAVEAASPSGPLRERGKATPTPTSKFVFSFPVSVGVHSAPSSLPYLHSPITTSPSC